A genomic stretch from Flavobacterium sp. KS-LB2 includes:
- a CDS encoding GDP-L-fucose synthase family protein, whose product MHKNTKIYIAGHNGMVGSAIWRTLLAKGYTNLIGASSATLDLKNQQAVKDYIAAEKPEVIIDAAAKVGGILANNNFPYQFIMENMQIQNNLIDTALQSGVEKFIFLGSSCIYPKLAPQPLKEEYLLTDSLEPTNEWYAIAKITGVKACEAIRKQFNKDYVSLMPTNLYGTHDNFDLTSSHVLPAMMRKFHEAKVNNNAPVTLWGSGTPMREFLFVDDMAQAVVFALENKLPDYLYNVGTGEDLTIQQLAETIQTITGHQGEIIWDSTKPDGTPRKLMDVSKMHGLGWKHQVQLEEGIQKTYDWFLENIENVKKIKL is encoded by the coding sequence ATGCATAAAAACACTAAAATTTATATAGCAGGACATAACGGCATGGTGGGCAGCGCTATCTGGAGAACACTTTTGGCTAAGGGGTATACGAACTTAATTGGTGCATCCAGTGCAACATTAGATCTAAAAAACCAACAAGCAGTAAAGGACTATATAGCTGCCGAAAAACCAGAAGTGATTATTGATGCTGCTGCAAAAGTAGGAGGTATTTTGGCCAACAATAATTTTCCTTATCAATTTATAATGGAAAACATGCAAATCCAAAATAATCTAATCGATACCGCACTGCAATCCGGTGTGGAAAAGTTTATTTTTCTGGGAAGTTCTTGCATTTATCCAAAGCTAGCGCCTCAACCCTTAAAAGAAGAATACCTGCTTACGGATTCCTTAGAGCCGACTAACGAATGGTATGCAATAGCAAAAATTACTGGGGTTAAAGCCTGTGAAGCTATTAGGAAACAATTTAATAAAGATTACGTAAGCTTAATGCCGACGAATTTATACGGTACCCATGATAATTTCGATTTAACTTCTTCGCACGTTCTGCCGGCGATGATGCGAAAATTTCATGAGGCCAAGGTAAATAATAATGCTCCGGTGACCCTTTGGGGAAGTGGAACTCCTATGAGAGAATTCTTATTTGTAGACGATATGGCACAGGCTGTGGTATTTGCTTTGGAGAACAAATTACCGGATTATTTATACAATGTAGGAACGGGAGAGGATTTAACGATTCAACAATTAGCAGAAACCATTCAAACCATCACGGGACACCAAGGAGAAATCATTTGGGACAGTACCAAACCGGATGGAACACCAAGAAAATTGATGGATGTTTCCAAAATGCATGGATTGGGATGGAAGCATCAGGTGCAATTGGAAGAAGGAATACAGAAAACCTATGACTGGTTTTTGGAGAATATCGAAAACGTAAAAAAAATAAAACTATAA
- the gmd gene encoding GDP-mannose 4,6-dehydratase codes for MATHKVALVTGITGQDGSYLAELLLEKGYMVHGVKRRASSFNTQRIDHIYQDQHEVHVNFKLHYGDLTDSTNIIRIIQEVQPDEIYNLGAMSHVKVSFDSPEYVANVDGIGTLRILEAVRILGLAKKTRIYQASTSELYGGFAENKNEKGFYDENSPFYPRSPYGVAKIYGFWITKNYREAYDMYACNGILFNHESPRRGETFVTRKITMAVAAIAKRKQDCLFLGNLNSQRDWGHAKDYVEAMWRILQQDIPEDYVIATGVTTYIRDFVIMAFAEVGITLTFDGEQENETATVAACSNPLYQLEIGKVVLRVDPEYYRPTEVDLLIGDPTKSKTQLGWEPQYDLAAMVKEMVASDLRLL; via the coding sequence ATGGCAACTCATAAAGTAGCATTAGTAACAGGAATTACAGGACAAGATGGATCTTATCTGGCAGAATTATTATTAGAAAAAGGATATATGGTTCATGGTGTTAAACGCCGCGCTTCTTCTTTTAATACGCAGCGTATCGACCATATCTATCAAGACCAGCATGAAGTACATGTTAATTTTAAATTGCATTATGGAGATTTAACTGATTCTACTAACATTATACGAATCATTCAGGAAGTGCAACCCGATGAGATTTATAATTTGGGAGCGATGTCGCATGTGAAGGTGTCTTTTGATTCTCCTGAATATGTAGCTAATGTAGATGGGATAGGGACTTTACGAATATTAGAGGCCGTACGAATATTAGGTTTAGCAAAAAAAACTAGAATTTATCAAGCTTCCACTTCTGAATTGTATGGTGGATTTGCAGAAAATAAAAATGAAAAAGGGTTTTATGATGAAAACTCTCCATTTTATCCACGTTCCCCGTATGGTGTAGCAAAGATTTATGGTTTTTGGATTACCAAAAACTACCGTGAGGCCTATGATATGTATGCCTGTAACGGTATTCTTTTTAATCACGAATCTCCAAGACGTGGTGAAACATTTGTTACCCGTAAAATCACCATGGCAGTCGCTGCTATTGCTAAACGAAAACAAGATTGTCTATTTTTAGGAAACTTGAATTCTCAAAGAGACTGGGGACATGCAAAGGATTATGTAGAAGCAATGTGGCGTATTTTACAACAAGATATTCCTGAGGATTATGTAATTGCAACAGGTGTTACAACTTATATCAGAGATTTCGTAATCATGGCTTTTGCTGAGGTAGGCATTACATTGACTTTTGATGGAGAACAAGAAAATGAAACGGCTACAGTAGCTGCCTGTTCAAATCCTTTGTATCAGTTGGAAATAGGTAAAGTGGTGCTTCGTGTCGATCCAGAATATTACCGTCCTACTGAAGTTGATTTATTGATTGGAGATCCTACGAAGTCAAAAACACAATTGGGTTGGGAGCCACAATATGACTTAGCCGCAATGGTGAAAGAGATGGTGGCGAGTGATTTGAGATTGTTGTAG
- a CDS encoding endonuclease domain-containing protein, translated as MKEKDLQYDESMWKGAPASGFLKAQSLRETLTEAEVYLWQRLKSNQFHGLKFRRQHPIGIYIVDFYCHQHKLIIELDGEYHNTLEQVEKDQERTDFLSFQGLRVIRFTNEQVLTEIDPVLEKIGECCKE; from the coding sequence ATGAAAGAGAAGGATTTGCAGTATGATGAAAGTATGTGGAAGGGAGCTCCCGCTAGCGGATTTTTGAAGGCTCAATCCTTAAGGGAAACTTTAACAGAAGCTGAAGTCTATTTGTGGCAAAGATTAAAATCAAATCAATTTCATGGATTAAAATTCAGAAGACAACATCCCATTGGTATTTATATTGTTGATTTTTATTGTCATCAGCATAAATTAATTATTGAATTAGATGGAGAATATCATAACACTTTAGAACAAGTTGAAAAGGATCAAGAACGAACAGATTTTTTAAGTTTTCAAGGATTAAGGGTTATTCGTTTTACTAATGAACAAGTGCTAACTGAAATAGATCCTGTTTTGGAGAAAATTGGAGAATGTTGCAAAGAATAA